From a single Calothrix sp. NIES-2098 genomic region:
- a CDS encoding GCN5-related N-acetyltransferase has product MLNVINTKLALTPWFFHPYHQEPIAVAADLTERQFQIRAATPADLNEVAQIITESFHSQKGIWGWAFPILRLGIHEDLRHRLALPAPHHICLVAADTTKGAENLVGTVELGVRFSNSWTQVGRSFPYLSNLAVRPQYRRHGVASGLLQNCEKVCKEWGFQDLYLHVLENNYQARQLYFKLGYRVHKVESHWNIFFPKHSSQILLHKHLRNNSTT; this is encoded by the coding sequence TTGTTAAATGTAATTAATACTAAACTAGCCTTGACACCCTGGTTTTTTCACCCATACCACCAAGAGCCGATCGCAGTTGCCGCCGATCTGACTGAGCGCCAATTCCAAATCCGTGCTGCAACACCTGCCGATCTCAATGAGGTTGCGCAAATCATTACTGAAAGCTTTCACTCCCAAAAGGGGATCTGGGGATGGGCTTTTCCAATACTGCGTTTAGGTATCCATGAAGACTTGAGGCACCGTCTGGCATTACCTGCACCTCATCACATTTGTTTAGTTGCTGCTGATACTACTAAAGGTGCTGAGAATTTAGTAGGAACTGTAGAACTAGGTGTACGTTTTAGTAATTCATGGACACAAGTCGGTAGAAGTTTTCCCTACTTGTCTAATTTAGCCGTTCGCCCACAATACCGTAGGCATGGCGTGGCATCAGGGTTACTGCAAAACTGCGAGAAAGTTTGCAAAGAATGGGGATTTCAGGACTTATATCTGCATGTTTTGGAAAATAACTACCAGGCACGGCAGCTGTATTTCAAGTTGGGATATCGAGTACATAAAGTCGAATCTCATTGGAATATATTTTTCCCTAAACACTCAAGTCAGATATTACTGCATAAACATTTAAGGAATAATTCAACCACTTGA
- a CDS encoding phage integrase gives MYDKPSQGKTPKGSVAIVVSHGRLQLRFRHAGKRHNLSIGLPDTKVNRKAAEGKKAQIELDIASGNFDPTLKKYKPESALTLLTPEITPQIGPPKITEIWQGYIAYKSSSLKETTKGYHNSFTKLFELLGDIQLLDAVKVKASLEKITTVHQTKRALIQLNAACKWGVKHGLIGTNPYVGMANEMPKYRYQLEPKPNAFTEEEREQIIEAFKNHRGNWNGRGYTGISYAHYASFVEFLFLTGCRPSEAIGLQWKHISEDCGFIRFEGSVTTSGNGIPTRVEGSKNNKKRQFSCSERLRKLLVSIKPENPNPESLVFPSPQGKVITYNNFCNNAWDRIVDPIKPDTTPYSCRDTFITLQIIKGIPESVIAGWCDTSVEMIEKHYADSLKMLSLRPID, from the coding sequence ATGTACGACAAACCATCTCAAGGTAAGACCCCTAAGGGAAGCGTCGCTATTGTTGTTTCTCATGGTCGGTTACAACTACGATTTCGTCATGCTGGGAAAAGACATAATCTATCGATTGGATTGCCCGACACTAAAGTAAACCGCAAAGCAGCAGAGGGGAAAAAGGCTCAGATTGAGTTGGACATTGCTTCAGGAAATTTTGATCCAACTTTGAAAAAATACAAACCTGAATCAGCACTTACTCTCTTAACGCCTGAAATTACACCTCAAATTGGGCCGCCGAAAATTACTGAAATTTGGCAGGGTTACATTGCTTACAAGTCATCAAGTTTGAAGGAAACAACTAAGGGTTATCACAATAGCTTTACTAAATTGTTTGAGCTATTGGGCGACATACAATTACTGGATGCTGTGAAAGTTAAAGCCAGTTTAGAGAAAATTACTACGGTACACCAAACTAAGCGAGCATTAATTCAACTCAATGCGGCTTGTAAGTGGGGTGTAAAGCATGGATTGATTGGTACTAACCCCTATGTAGGAATGGCTAATGAAATGCCGAAGTATCGTTATCAATTGGAACCGAAGCCAAATGCTTTTACGGAAGAAGAAAGAGAACAAATTATCGAGGCTTTTAAGAATCATCGGGGAAACTGGAATGGAAGAGGCTATACAGGTATCAGTTATGCTCACTATGCTTCATTCGTTGAATTTTTATTTCTAACAGGCTGTCGCCCATCAGAAGCAATCGGGCTTCAATGGAAGCACATCTCAGAAGATTGTGGTTTTATCCGCTTTGAAGGGTCGGTAACAACATCTGGAAATGGTATTCCCACAAGAGTGGAGGGGTCTAAAAATAATAAAAAGCGACAATTCTCCTGTTCTGAAAGATTACGAAAATTACTGGTATCTATCAAACCTGAGAACCCTAATCCAGAGTCTTTAGTTTTTCCCAGTCCACAAGGTAAAGTAATCACTTACAACAATTTTTGTAATAATGCCTGGGATCGTATTGTTGACCCAATTAAGCCAGACACTACACCTTATAGCTGTAGAGATACCTTTATCACTCTTCAAATTATTAAAGGTATTCCTGAGTCAGTAATTGCTGGATGGTGCGATACCAGCGTAGAAATGATTGAAAAGCACTATGCAGATTCCTTGAAAATGTTGAGCTTACGCCCAATCGACTAA
- a CDS encoding adenylate/guanylate cyclase, whose product MKSQQANSKPKILVVDDEPDNLDLLYRTFYRDYKVLRATSGPAALDLLSQEGEVSVIISDQRMPIMSGTEFLSLTATQYPDIIRIILTGYTDVEDLVEAINAGKVFKYVTKPWEAEELKAVVRQALDTHNVLKARTRELTRTLRQESLLNTVTNTIRSALDYRQILQAIVDTVGHMLEVDVCLLRPFQDGQLVDEGFIYQKAPQEVAPEQADNFSASSVGSLISQALLAETVWETREVQVIHNVADDERLQGDTPQLQQRSAAFIAANINSSLVVPLICQQELMAVLALHQCSQSRIWREDEVQLVLMVADQAALALSQAYTYEQVRALAKREALINTITTAIRSSLDPQDIFAAITEQLGQALQVNGCVLSLWTEEDEFVECVGLYDSSQNLENTIKSEQEKVLTNNHHYLSPELPHSQAPIKDNPILQEILRTQEPVVIADMTDCPLEIRGFDLPLKMPARSLMVVPLLADGKCIGSITLREGSKSRRWLSSEIELAKAVAAQAAIAVQQSRLYQTTRDQAERLLQLDKQKTEFFQNISHEFRTPITLIQGPLESAVSSGEGLSYAQSAIALRNSRRLLRLVNQLLDLQRLDAGRMQPSFRPCDLDEFVGQIVESFRPYCEKKGLHLLTDLDKCPQVYLDMEKFDKVIYNLLSNAMKFTPEGGKIGVRLMSQGDSCILQVQDTGIGIVQEQIPYLFERFRQAEGSENRSYEGSGLGLALVKELVELHGGKITVESVYGEGTSFTLWLLAGNTHLPIHQVQETPCELNTSRASVELADLELVEPTLENIDSFPQVISANFETQESQANNNGSLLKAGHSILVVDDNPDLRTYVSEIVRKNGYQVHTARNGAEGLQIAQKVLPSLIITDLMMPLVTGLEMIRMIRSEENLKGTPIILLTAKVDEETRIESTEHGADAYLAKPFNDRELLAEVRNLLALKENERRVIELNTYLTESVLKRFLPPVLVKKAAAGDLTLDLRPEPRLITVLFSDIVGFTQLANTLRSRRVAELLNEYLEGMTKTVFDNGGTVDKFMGDAILALYGAPEELTPNEQVRRAINTARAMHRSLDQLNQRWRNQGIFDSHEHSGVKFRCGIHQGTAVVGMFGSAERADYTAIGPSVNIAARLQAAAVPGTILVSAAVADYLQDEEITKVSPLELKGVDETVLTFAVTQEIIVNR is encoded by the coding sequence ATGAAATCCCAACAAGCAAACAGTAAGCCTAAAATTTTGGTTGTCGATGATGAGCCAGATAACCTTGACTTGCTTTACCGCACCTTTTACCGTGATTACAAGGTGCTAAGGGCAACTTCTGGTCCTGCGGCACTGGATCTGCTCTCCCAAGAGGGGGAAGTCTCAGTGATCATCTCAGATCAGCGGATGCCGATTATGAGTGGTACAGAATTTTTGAGCCTGACAGCGACTCAATATCCAGATATTATCCGGATTATCTTAACTGGTTACACCGATGTTGAAGATTTAGTGGAAGCCATTAACGCTGGTAAAGTCTTCAAATATGTCACCAAGCCTTGGGAAGCTGAAGAACTTAAAGCAGTAGTACGTCAGGCCCTTGATACTCATAATGTTCTCAAAGCTCGTACCCGTGAATTGACACGCACACTGCGTCAGGAATCACTGCTGAATACAGTTACTAATACAATTCGTAGTGCTTTAGACTATCGACAAATTTTACAAGCAATTGTCGATACAGTGGGTCATATGTTGGAAGTAGATGTCTGTCTTTTACGTCCCTTTCAAGATGGGCAATTGGTCGATGAAGGATTTATTTACCAGAAGGCTCCTCAAGAAGTAGCACCAGAGCAGGCAGATAATTTTTCAGCTTCATCAGTCGGTTCCTTGATTTCTCAAGCTTTATTGGCTGAGACAGTGTGGGAAACCCGCGAAGTACAAGTAATTCATAACGTTGCAGATGATGAACGTCTCCAAGGCGATACTCCACAACTGCAACAACGTAGTGCAGCTTTTATTGCTGCTAATATCAACTCCAGTTTGGTTGTACCGCTGATTTGCCAACAAGAACTGATGGCTGTGCTGGCGCTACACCAATGCTCTCAATCTCGCATTTGGCGAGAAGACGAAGTGCAGTTGGTACTGATGGTAGCAGATCAGGCAGCACTTGCTTTATCTCAAGCCTATACTTACGAGCAGGTGCGCGCTCTTGCCAAGCGGGAAGCTCTGATTAATACAATTACTACAGCAATTCGCTCTAGCCTCGATCCTCAAGATATCTTCGCGGCTATTACCGAACAACTGGGACAAGCTTTACAAGTTAATGGTTGTGTTCTGTCTTTATGGACAGAAGAAGATGAGTTTGTTGAGTGTGTGGGACTGTATGATAGTTCTCAAAATTTAGAAAACACTATTAAATCAGAACAAGAAAAGGTATTAACTAACAATCATCACTACTTGTCACCAGAATTACCCCACTCTCAGGCCCCAATTAAAGACAATCCAATTCTGCAAGAAATTTTGCGGACACAAGAGCCAGTTGTAATTGCTGATATGACCGATTGTCCTCTGGAAATTCGAGGATTCGATCTACCTTTGAAAATGCCAGCGCGATCGCTAATGGTTGTTCCTTTATTGGCTGATGGTAAATGTATCGGTAGTATTACGCTACGTGAAGGTAGCAAATCGCGTCGATGGTTAAGTTCGGAAATTGAACTAGCTAAAGCAGTAGCAGCTCAAGCCGCGATCGCTGTGCAACAATCACGTCTTTATCAAACAACTCGCGATCAAGCCGAGCGCTTGTTGCAATTAGATAAACAAAAAACCGAATTTTTTCAAAATATTTCCCATGAGTTCCGCACTCCGATTACCTTAATTCAAGGGCCTTTAGAGTCAGCCGTCAGTAGTGGTGAGGGTTTGTCTTACGCGCAAAGTGCGATCGCCTTGCGTAACTCCCGCAGATTACTCAGACTGGTAAATCAACTACTAGATTTACAACGCTTGGATGCTGGGAGGATGCAGCCTAGTTTCCGTCCCTGTGATTTAGATGAATTTGTCGGTCAAATTGTAGAATCTTTTCGCCCCTACTGCGAGAAAAAGGGACTGCATCTGCTCACAGATTTAGATAAATGCCCCCAAGTGTACTTGGATATGGAAAAATTCGACAAGGTAATTTACAACCTGCTGTCGAATGCCATGAAATTTACTCCTGAAGGTGGCAAGATCGGTGTCAGACTAATGTCTCAAGGGGATAGTTGTATATTACAAGTGCAAGATACAGGGATTGGCATTGTTCAAGAACAAATTCCTTACTTATTTGAGCGATTCCGCCAAGCTGAAGGCTCAGAAAACCGTTCCTATGAAGGTAGCGGTTTGGGTTTGGCTTTAGTCAAAGAATTGGTAGAACTGCACGGCGGTAAAATAACTGTAGAATCAGTTTACGGTGAAGGTACTAGCTTTACACTATGGCTGCTGGCTGGCAATACTCACCTACCCATACATCAAGTACAGGAAACCCCTTGTGAACTGAACACGAGCCGCGCCAGTGTGGAATTGGCTGATTTAGAATTAGTAGAGCCAACCCTAGAAAACATAGATAGTTTTCCACAAGTCATATCAGCTAATTTCGAGACTCAGGAATCTCAAGCTAACAATAATGGCAGCCTCTTGAAGGCTGGCCATTCAATTTTAGTCGTAGATGATAATCCAGACTTGCGAACCTATGTATCTGAGATCGTTCGCAAAAATGGCTATCAAGTGCATACGGCGCGTAATGGTGCAGAAGGATTGCAGATAGCTCAGAAAGTTTTACCGAGTTTGATTATCACTGATTTAATGATGCCCTTGGTGACAGGGCTAGAAATGATTCGGATGATCCGCAGTGAGGAAAATTTGAAAGGAACACCAATCATTTTGCTCACAGCCAAAGTTGATGAAGAAACCCGGATTGAAAGTACGGAACATGGCGCTGATGCTTATTTAGCCAAACCATTTAACGATCGCGAACTTCTGGCAGAAGTTAGAAATCTTTTAGCATTAAAAGAAAACGAACGACGAGTCATAGAATTAAATACTTATTTGACAGAATCGGTACTAAAACGCTTTTTACCGCCAGTATTGGTCAAAAAAGCCGCAGCAGGAGATTTGACCCTAGATTTACGACCAGAACCGCGCTTGATTACAGTTTTGTTTAGCGACATAGTTGGTTTTACTCAACTAGCAAATACTCTCAGATCGCGACGAGTCGCAGAGTTACTGAATGAGTATTTAGAAGGTATGACAAAGACGGTTTTTGATAATGGCGGCACTGTAGATAAATTTATGGGAGATGCCATCTTAGCCCTGTATGGAGCACCAGAAGAATTAACTCCGAATGAGCAGGTGCGACGTGCCATTAATACGGCAAGGGCTATGCATCGCTCGCTAGATCAGTTAAATCAGCGTTGGCGAAACCAAGGTATATTTGACTCTCACGAACATAGTGGTGTGAAGTTCCGTTGTGGAATCCACCAAGGTACGGCAGTTGTGGGGATGTTTGGCAGTGCCGAACGTGCTGATTACACTGCTATTGGCCCCAGTGTCAATATTGCTGCTAGGTTACAAGCTGCGGCTGTTCCCGGTACTATTCTAGTTTCTGCTGCTGTAGCAGATTATTTACAGGATGAAGAAATTACTAAAGTCAGTCCCTTAGAGCTTAAAGGAGTAGATGAAACAGTTTTGACCTTTGCTGTTACACAAGAGATTATCGTTAATCGCTGA
- a CDS encoding CRISPR-associated protein Cas2 has product MLLYVVAYDIPCDKRRKKVSDLLEGYGIRVQYSVFECVLTTSQYNELHQRLRKKVKLSEDKIRFYPLSGHTLNQIQVWGGPPVTEIPGSTII; this is encoded by the coding sequence ATGCTTTTGTATGTGGTTGCTTATGATATTCCTTGCGATAAGCGGCGTAAAAAAGTCTCAGATTTGTTGGAAGGCTATGGAATTCGAGTACAGTACAGTGTTTTTGAATGTGTGTTAACTACTTCACAATATAATGAGTTGCATCAGCGATTGCGGAAGAAAGTAAAGTTATCGGAGGATAAAATACGTTTTTATCCTTTATCAGGTCATACTTTAAATCAAATTCAAGTTTGGGGTGGGCCTCCAGTCACAGAAATACCTGGTTCAACCATTATTTAG
- the crm2-2 gene encoding Crm2 family CRISPR-associated protein yields MSEAYWQAKIWGLLHDPVLKALHNNTGRGCNSFWQELEVMQNWVSNGWNPEESHRKILEHIKLADYISSASDRGAIGSVSASIDYAHGNSEQGLEISHLLSGAKRNFKIKQHSQMLTANRKNYLDSQEQKLREAIPVEVRTDIKGVFWWLWRCLPAATCQEFADESLILMPAETRLPDSSIWSHASITAALAGALAGYDLTAPEIQHWPANKTLSHPYLATFTFTPVQELIKASRKMRDFWAGSWLLHYLSAKICWELAQKYGPDCFLYPSLYQQPLIDHWLLQEFPKFDQWIKKPDANQLLTAGFPNVLVLVLPKDKVKAAMQMAKQKLLQEWTRIGNLVFEELHNKRYWMPDLGEDSKTWQGWLESQWQFYWTALPIGKEGKKLKNAAIPKERETEFLEWLDIQNQAYVINQKYNLFQNEEIDFLREAYQQRWEKQKRKFSVNVGSWWASIFDTNRYALAAVKNARNWELPTAFGLRSTISGIGPVVHPGGDWIKEGETKKYWEHHAGLFDGREQLNATETVKRVLEKVLDKLLDIKNEDVVAASYPDLTAGVAGYLKVNEKDINHESRFEDTCQAIIAKNPWAKGVIQEMKNKWGIPWIDKDNLPQRFHPRLLNAGWLVEDAETPELRVLQEKIKTANEQDQEVIRREISDLKKNYRQEIQKIIDSFYPGNNPADWYVLAAGDGDDMSEWLQGKKLEKYGDYIPSQLSVSLASFQKFLAVKKRMGPSTHNALSRALLDFSNQLVPYLTQQRYAGRLIYAGGDDVLAYTNLWEWDNWLWDIRQCFRGDEDPQGEFDSGDDYWTAKAMLSQQVATRPLFTMGRNATISFGMIIAHHSVPLAIALENLWDAEKKAKEHKTPDGTKKDAVQVRVLYSNGNILQATTKFPTFDGWRKLICANVGDTAIFEQAASLWSQHPAPNLEAILPWTKAFCDRRDQFPGDETAKTQFQRNLANFLEGLVLTTKEKDLDNEIQNWLKLAAFIKRNRDIK; encoded by the coding sequence GTGTCGGAAGCATACTGGCAAGCTAAAATCTGGGGATTACTCCACGATCCTGTACTGAAAGCTTTACATAATAACACTGGGCGCGGTTGCAATAGTTTCTGGCAAGAACTAGAAGTAATGCAGAACTGGGTAAGCAATGGCTGGAACCCAGAAGAGTCTCACCGTAAAATTTTGGAACATATCAAGCTGGCAGATTATATCTCTTCAGCAAGCGACAGAGGAGCGATTGGTAGTGTAAGTGCGAGTATTGATTATGCTCATGGTAATTCAGAACAAGGGTTAGAAATATCTCACTTGTTATCTGGGGCGAAACGTAATTTTAAAATTAAGCAGCATTCACAAATGCTGACAGCAAATCGTAAAAATTACCTAGATTCTCAAGAACAGAAACTACGAGAAGCAATCCCCGTAGAAGTGAGAACAGATATTAAAGGCGTGTTTTGGTGGCTGTGGCGTTGTTTACCAGCCGCGACGTGTCAGGAATTTGCTGATGAATCTTTAATACTGATGCCTGCTGAAACCCGCTTACCAGATAGTTCTATTTGGAGTCATGCCAGTATTACGGCTGCTTTGGCTGGCGCTTTAGCTGGTTATGACTTGACAGCACCAGAGATTCAACATTGGCCTGCTAATAAAACTTTATCTCATCCTTATCTAGCCACTTTTACATTTACGCCTGTACAAGAACTAATTAAAGCCAGTCGCAAAATGCGAGATTTTTGGGCAGGTTCTTGGCTGCTACACTATCTTTCAGCCAAAATCTGTTGGGAACTTGCCCAAAAATACGGACCTGACTGCTTTCTTTATCCCAGCCTTTACCAACAGCCATTAATTGACCATTGGTTATTACAAGAATTTCCTAAATTTGACCAATGGATAAAAAAACCTGATGCTAATCAATTATTAACGGCAGGTTTTCCTAACGTGTTGGTGTTAGTACTACCAAAAGATAAAGTAAAAGCTGCCATGCAAATGGCTAAACAAAAACTTTTACAAGAGTGGACGCGAATTGGTAATTTAGTTTTTGAAGAATTACACAATAAACGCTATTGGATGCCAGATTTAGGAGAAGATAGCAAAACTTGGCAAGGTTGGTTAGAGTCTCAATGGCAGTTTTATTGGACAGCTTTACCCATAGGTAAAGAAGGAAAAAAATTAAAAAATGCGGCGATTCCAAAAGAAAGAGAAACAGAATTTTTAGAATGGCTAGATATTCAAAATCAAGCTTATGTAATTAATCAAAAATACAATTTATTTCAAAATGAAGAAATAGACTTTCTACGGGAAGCATATCAACAGCGTTGGGAAAAGCAAAAACGAAAATTTAGCGTCAATGTAGGTTCTTGGTGGGCATCTATTTTTGATACGAATCGCTATGCTTTAGCAGCGGTTAAAAATGCTCGAAATTGGGAATTACCAACAGCTTTCGGCCTTCGTTCTACCATTTCTGGTATTGGCCCAGTGGTACATCCTGGTGGTGATTGGATTAAAGAAGGGGAAACAAAAAAATATTGGGAACATCACGCAGGTTTATTTGATGGTAGAGAACAGTTAAATGCTACTGAAACGGTGAAACGGGTTTTAGAAAAAGTTTTGGATAAGTTATTGGATATTAAAAATGAAGATGTTGTAGCAGCGTCTTATCCAGATTTAACCGCAGGTGTAGCAGGATATCTCAAAGTTAATGAAAAAGATATTAACCATGAATCGCGATTTGAGGATACTTGTCAAGCAATTATCGCTAAAAATCCTTGGGCTAAGGGTGTCATTCAAGAAATGAAAAACAAATGGGGTATTCCTTGGATAGATAAAGATAATTTACCCCAAAGATTTCATCCTCGTTTACTTAATGCTGGTTGGTTAGTAGAAGATGCTGAAACACCAGAATTGAGGGTATTACAAGAAAAAATTAAAACAGCAAATGAACAGGATCAAGAAGTAATCCGCCGAGAAATTTCGGATCTAAAAAAGAATTACCGTCAAGAGATTCAAAAGATTATTGATAGCTTTTATCCCGGTAATAATCCTGCTGACTGGTACGTATTAGCTGCGGGTGATGGCGATGATATGAGTGAATGGTTGCAGGGTAAAAAATTAGAGAAATATGGAGATTATATTCCCTCACAATTATCAGTATCGCTGGCAAGTTTCCAGAAATTTTTAGCAGTCAAAAAACGCATGGGGCCATCAACACATAATGCTCTCAGTCGTGCATTGTTAGATTTTTCTAATCAATTAGTACCTTATTTGACTCAACAACGTTATGCTGGACGCTTGATTTATGCAGGTGGTGATGATGTTTTAGCTTATACCAATCTCTGGGAATGGGATAACTGGTTATGGGATATCCGCCAGTGTTTTCGAGGAGATGAAGACCCCCAAGGAGAATTTGACAGTGGAGATGATTATTGGACTGCTAAAGCTATGCTGTCGCAGCAAGTAGCCACAAGACCATTATTCACAATGGGGAGGAATGCAACTATTAGCTTTGGGATGATTATTGCACATCATTCTGTACCATTAGCGATCGCCCTAGAGAATCTCTGGGACGCTGAAAAAAAGGCGAAGGAACACAAAACGCCTGATGGTACAAAAAAAGATGCTGTACAAGTGCGGGTGTTATACAGCAATGGCAACATCTTGCAAGCAACAACAAAGTTTCCAACCTTCGATGGGTGGCGAAAACTCATTTGTGCCAATGTAGGAGACACTGCCATATTTGAACAAGCCGCGAGTTTGTGGAGTCAACACCCAGCACCGAATCTAGAAGCGATTTTACCTTGGACAAAAGCATTTTGCGATCGCCGCGACCAATTCCCAGGAGATGAAACTGCAAAAACCCAGTTTCAAAGAAATTTAGCTAATTTTCTTGAAGGTTTAGTTCTCACTACCAAAGAAAAAGACCTAGACAATGAAATTCAAAATTGGTTAAAACTTGCAGCTTTTATCAAACGCAACCGCGATATCAAATAG